The sequence TACAGACACCAGCCTATCCATGCCCCTTCCCTCATCCTGAGCCTGTCGAAGGGCGAGGGAATGGGCACGCACAGCGCTGAAGTGAGCTCCAGTTGTCACCGCGTTACCCCGCCGCCGCCAGCTCCTTCTCGCGGCCGGGAATGGCCTCGATCAGGGTGCGCGTGTAATCGCTCTGAGGGTTGTTGAAGATGGCATGCGCCGGTCCCATCTCGACCACCCTGCCCTTCTGCATCACCGCGATGCGGTCGCAGATCTGGGCGGCGACCCGCAGATCGTGGGTGATGAAGATCAGCGCCAGATTGAGCCGCTCCTTCAGCTCCGCCAGCAAATCGAGCACCTGCGCCTGAATGGAAACGTCCAGCGCCGAAACCGCCTCATCGGCAATGATCACGCGCGGCTCCAGGGCCAATGCGCGGGCAATGCCGATGCGTTGGCGCTGCCCGCCGGAAAACTCGTGCGGATAACGGTCGATGGCGAGCGCATCGAGGTCCACCAGTTCCAGAAGTTTCACCGCGCGCGCATAGGCTTCCTGCTTGGAAACCCCGTGCGCCATCGGCCCTTCGGCGATAATGCGGCCAACCTTGGAGCGTGGATTGAGCGAGGCATAGGGATCCTGAAAGATCATCTGGATCGACTTGCGCGCCTCGCGCAGCGCCTCGCCGGAGAGCTGCGCCATGTCGTGTCCGGCGAGCTTCACCGTGCCGGAATCGGGCTGCATCAGCCGCACGAGGCAGCGCCCGACGCTCGATTTGCCGGAGCCGGATTCGCCGACAATGCCCAGCGTCTCGCCTTCGCTGAGCGTCAGGTTCACATCGTTGACCGCATGAACGATACGCGGCTTGGAAAAGAGCAGGCCGCCGCCGGTCACATAGGTCTTGTTGAGCCCTTCCACTTCGAGGATCGGCGTCTTTCCCACCGTCTCCTCGCTCGCCTCGGCGGCAAGCTTCGGGATCGCTGCGATCAGCTTCCGCGTGTACTCATGCTGCGGATTGTCCAACACCTCGTCGGCGGTGCCGGCCTCGACGATCTTGCCATATTGCATCACCGCCACGCGGTCGGCGATCTCGGCAACGACGCCGAAATCATGGGTGATGAACATCACCGCCATGCCGTGCTTTTCCTGCAGATTGCGGATCAGCTCCAGGATCTGCGCCTGCGTGGTCACGTCGAGCGCGGTGGTCGGCTCGTCGGCGATCAGCATGCGCGGTTCGAGCGCCAGCGCCATGGCGATCATCACGCGCTGCCGCTGGCCGCCCGACAGCTGGAACGGATAGGCGCGCGC comes from Nitratireductor kimnyeongensis and encodes:
- a CDS encoding ABC transporter ATP-binding protein, which encodes MTEPVLKIRNLKIALPEGADRDFAVNDVSYDLHAGEILCIVGESGSGKSMSANAAMGLLPDLVRPVGGEILFEGMDLLKLSETEMMDLRGKKIAMIFQEPMSALNPLMRVEDQIAEVFEAHGLLTPKERAARAIELLTEVGIPEPEKAARAYPFQLSGGQRQRVMIAMALALEPRMLIADEPTTALDVTTQAQILELIRNLQEKHGMAVMFITHDFGVVAEIADRVAVMQYGKIVEAGTADEVLDNPQHEYTRKLIAAIPKLAAEASEETVGKTPILEVEGLNKTYVTGGGLLFSKPRIVHAVNDVNLTLSEGETLGIVGESGSGKSSVGRCLVRLMQPDSGTVKLAGHDMAQLSGEALREARKSIQMIFQDPYASLNPRSKVGRIIAEGPMAHGVSKQEAYARAVKLLELVDLDALAIDRYPHEFSGGQRQRIGIARALALEPRVIIADEAVSALDVSIQAQVLDLLAELKERLNLALIFITHDLRVAAQICDRIAVMQKGRVVEMGPAHAIFNNPQSDYTRTLIEAIPGREKELAAAG